The genomic window CCGCACCAGGAGGAATAGTTAATGAAAATCCGTAGCATTCAATTTTGCTTCCCAATTCGTCCACGTCCTCTTCGACAGTTTGGGTTCTTGTAAATTTTAATGTCATCTCTCTCCATCGAAGAGAAAAGCTAGCAGAAAATTCCTCACCTTGAAGTGAAGCAGCCTACACAGTagaattttattaattaagcattTATAGGAGTCATGTAAAGACATTGTTAGACCTTTGCAGCAGTAGCAGGCGCAGTAGCATCTACGTTTTCTTCTGCCCGTGAAACGTAATGAGCTACTTCAAAAACAGCAGAATTCAAAATGGTCCATACATCCGTATTATGATGTTTCAGTATGCTGAGAAACAGGTCAAAAGACGAAGGTCCTTTTTTCGGTAGAATATCAAGGAGCAGCTTTTGGCGTTCAGCATGCGACAGCATGTCTCTTCTAAAACTAGAAAGTGAGCTCCGCTCTTCGGAACTAATTAGTCCATTTTCATATAAACGGTCATACAGTGTGAGAGAGTCGCGCCAATTAGCTACCACTTCTGAAAAGAACGACTCATTGATTAGCAGCCAACGCTTATCATTATGCTCTTCCTCGCGCTTCCTAAGCATTTTGACGACAACAGATTCTTGCCCTTCCGCATCCGAAAGCACCTTCAGAAACCTCTCGTAGGATCTTAGCCCCTTTTGCGGAAGAATGTTGATAAGCAGCACTTTGGACTGttcagaaggagaaagacTGCGTAGCAATTTGTACTCTTTGTTACTTATAAGATGCGAAGCAAAGAGGTGATCAAGACAAGGAAGCCAAACTTCCGCTATATCTGACAAAAGTGGCTGAACGTACTCCCATCGGGGATTCTTGcccattttcttctctcgtaATGAATCCCGGTCACTTGTTTCAACTTCCTCAGGATGTGGATAAAAATTAAACATCCGTGCAACCCTTGGTTGCTCATTCAGCATTGCAAAAAGCTTGTCGTACACTTTTCGTCCCAGTTTTTCTGGCAGAAGTTCAACAAGCAGAGTGCGGCATTGCTCCAATCGAGACAGAGTGCGGAGATACACATATTCTCTTGGAGTGACGAGACGCTGCCAGAAAATCTTCTCAAGATTAGGAACCCAGGTGTCAACCAATTTCGGCAAGATCGGTCGAACAACGGAATCCCATCGAGGATCCCACTCCCATCGAGGATCCCACTCCCATTCAGGATCCCACTCCCATTCCCGTCGAGAATGTAAACACCTGTAAGGATAAAAATCCCGTCGAGGAATACAATCATCTTGATCCAAAACCGGTCGAGATTCTAAACCATATCTTGAAAAATCTTGCCGAAGACGACAAATGACATCGGCCGCCTCCTCTGAGTCCTCATACGACGAATAAGGAGCATCTTGGCTGAGTTCAGATGCTTTAGACTCACTATCGTTATGAACTTGAAGAGGCCATTTGCTGGCTTCCCTTACCGCCTCGGCGATCAACTTCGATGCTTTGTTCCTCTCTAGCACCGCGAGAAAAGCATTGAACGTCCCTTTACCCTTCCCCGGCAAAATTTCAAGCAACGTTTTGCACTGGTTAGGCGAGGAAAGTTCGCGCAGCGATCTGTATTCTGTTTCACTGACAAGATCCGACGATAAGAGCTCGTCTAGGTCTGGACGCCAATAAGCGACCAAATCCGACAAGACAGGTTGAACAAGCGACCATTCACGATCACGATCTGACGTAGAACTCATTCTCTACTCAGTTCAGTATACGGGTCTTAcgattgatgacgtcattattgtAAATGGGAGAATAATCCGCGACTTGCTTTTCAGAAGCCGCTATATAACCGGGGGTTGCCAGAGACTCGTTGCCTCCCCAAAGAAAGACATAAAGTGCAGAAAAATTACCCTGGGCTTCAATGCAAATtctaaaattgaaaatcgtGCAGAAAAGAGACAGCCAGCAAAAAAAAAGCAGATGCAGCAACCCTACGACAAAGTTAGTGTAAACAATTTATTTTGGAGAATCAAAGGTTGGATTCTCCTGATTCGGATCCACCTGTTGATATGTCAGGTTATTGTAGGCAACGTCATCGACCTGATCAGTCGATGAAAACAGCGGATTTCCTTCAGACACACTAACGTGAGACGAGGAAGACTCGCAGGCTTGAATGCTGACAGCTACAAGAAAAGCACTGTAACACAGTCATACACACGTATCTTATTCTTATGAACCAAGAACTTTATTCTCGCCCAGACTTTCCGCTTCACCGCTGGCATCTTGCGAAGAAACAGGTTCGTCAACTCTATTGAGGGTTACAAGTACGGAATGCCAAAAGAGGTTACAGAAAATATCCTGAATTAAAGAAAGGCTTATTTATGCCTTACCTTTTATGATGTAGGCCTAAGTCCGCCTCTGGCCTTCTGCTACTTTCGGTTAATGAGACTGATCTTGATTCCCGAATAGCCGTCGTTGAAGGGCTGGCGGCGTTTTCAATAACTCCATTTTCAAATGAAGAATGAGTTTCGTTGGCAGCAGTTTGCAACAGAGGAGTTCTTTCAGTAGCGTCTCTGGAAAATGCATTTTGTCTCCTCCCAAATCTTGCTGCATATACAATATCGTATACCTTTCCCTTTCGCTGTTCACTTCAACCGGCTCTGCCAAACTGCGTTCATGACTGGGGGACGGATGCTGGTCATGTCCGGGGCGTCCTCTTCCTGTAACTATAAATGTGAACATGATGATCAAGACGACACAATGAGTACAATCACTTCgtaaatttcgcattttccGAAAGCAATTGCGCCAAAACACAACCGAATCCTTAAAAGTTTGCCTGACAGTCCAACTCCAAAGCATATAGAGAAGGGGGGTCAGAGCGCTTAATGACGCAAAATCTAATGCAAGAATGAACAACGACTCGTGCTCGGCAAGAGTCTTATTATCGTCAAAAATGATTAGCATTGcctaaaataaatgaatttgTCAATAATTTAACTGCACTTTCGTTGTAGACTTACTGCTAACGGAAGCCACGTAATATAAAAAAGTACAAAAAAGCTTAGGAGCATTCTTGTAGCCATCATCTCCCTCAGAAACTATTGAAAAATGTTGATTTGTCCGTTGTTACCTCTTTCAAGCTGCACATCATCTTGTGTTGCAAGTAATTGACTGTTTTGTGTCCTCTTTGCTTGAAGAAGACATCCCAATAAGAGGACGTCAGTCACAAATAGGAAACAAGCAAAACAGAGCAAAAATAATCTCCTCCTataatagaaaataaaacacGCGTTAGATAACCAACACTGTAATATTTAATGATGAATACGTGTATCTGCTACTAAGTCGTACCATCCAGTAATGATGAAGAAGCATCCAAATTGTGAATCAGAATTGCCAATTGAAAATGACAAAAACATGAACATGAccgagaaaaatgaaaatataACAACTCTTGCTCGCCTTGCGTCAGAACCGCTCACGTGTCTGAGAGCATAAATACGCCAGAATCTAAGGTTACCTTTCTTTAATTTTCTGCTTTGATCATCCACTTGCGATTCTATGTTGCTGATTTTTGTTTGATTGCCGGCGACAATGTCCACAAAGACGAAAATAGATGATTCTTAttcttatttttatttctcccTCATCATTTCGACGTTTAATTTCGAATCCGTTCTCTCCGACGTCTCTTTTCCACTctgaaatcaaataattaatattcaATCACCACTACTATTTACGGAAATATAAACAGCATCTACAGTATTTGTAAAACATATGATAGTGGTTTAGTAATTAATTCTGTTCTACCGGGTTTAGAatcaaggaggaggaaaaaacgcTACGACAAACGCATTGaaccacggattgtagagactgtctctacaatccgtgatTGAACCAGCTGACGCGTTTGTCTTGGAAAAGGAAGTCAAAGACTTATTAGCAATCGTAGAGAACTAGTTTTATTACTTGTAAGAGCAGTCAGGCTTGAAATTATAAAAGGGTCTATAAGAAAATGTCAAACACTTCACAGTGACAACTTGGGACAaagtaaataattttaaaatctATGTTTATCTAAGCAGCGTCATCCTATAGGGCAAAAGCATGAagtataaaaaataaaaagtagAAAATACCTGAATACTTAACAGAAATTTTTCGGATATCTAATCCGAACTTCCAAAAACGTCACTAACTGTTTTGTTCTTCCGCTCTTTACGAAGAGCTTGGCACAAACGATCAACGGTGGCTGACTCGCTTTTGCTTTCCATCCAATACAATAGCATTTGGTATGGTTTCTCCCTTGCCTCTCTCTCATTAACGTCAATCCttttgatttcgttttcgtctataTCAAGTTTCCTCGCAACGTGTTTCCAATCCTTCACGATACGATCAGCTACGCCTTGAAGCTCCTCTGTTGTTGGCTTTCGATTAACGTTCACCAATTCTGATTCTAAATATTTTTGCAGCAATATTATTAGATCAGAACTATCTTTTCAGCTACTATTACCATTACGCTTATCAGTAGTATAAGGCGGCCGTTTTTGAAGCGATTCATGTAtaccttcgtttcttcgagTCCTTTTCGCACCGTGAAAAACCTCTGCCATATATTCATCACTTCTCTTTTCATCTACAAAACTGAAAAACAGAATTAGAACCAAACGAGACAATGATGAGACTTGCTTGTCAGTCGTCACTAACTTAAAAACATTAGTAGTAAGGCTAATATTCTTGAAACTGTGATCTTCTGCAACGGCACCTGGTCCAGAAGCTGCTACTGATCCGAAATTGAATTCTTGATGACTTGAGGATTCCTGCAAAAATTACTAAATATTAGTTGACCTAAACACAAAATTGTCTCTAACGGAATTGGCCGCCGTCGTGCGTTCCCTCTCATGGTCACAACTTCTAAAAACACAATCAAAcgatttttagaaaaaacgAATGTACCTATTCAGCCGCACCTCTCCGCCGTATCGGCACCGGCACCAAACCACACTTTCATACGACGCAGctcttcgtcaacgacgtGCTTGGTCTCGTCAACTAAATGCCACGAGTCTTCGTCGGCGCTGAATCCTTCAATCTCGGCAAGAGTGTTCTGCAATTTGTctccttcctttctttctctaacTTGGCAATAAAACTCAGTTTGCAATCCTGGCATCCCGCGTTTCTTTGCGTCGTCTACGCTAGCAATTATCCACTGCCGCAATTCACTGCAACGTTGCCGTAAAGAGACCAGTTGCGCCTCAGTTGGACGTCCTCGCTCAGTTTCTGAAAAAACGGTCAAGCAGATGCAGTTCTGGATGCCCAAGTAAAGAAACTCTGCGTTGACGCCCCCCACAGGTCGCAGCGGAAACACGAGCCTATTCCGCGACATATTGGTTGGAGCCTTTTTGAAATACTCTCCACTGGAAATAATTCGCGCGGccaagcgaaagaagagcggctCGGGAAAACAGAGGACGTCCCTGGCGGAAATAACGAGAGGAAGCGGAAATGCGTCCTGACCGGAGGAGAAACTTTTGTCGTACTGTGTTTCACCGTCGAAATTATTCTGCAAAAAGCAGGGAGCGAAGTGTCCGTCTTCCTTCTCAACCAGAACATCGAAGTGGCGAAGAATGCCTTTGGCCGACTCGTAGTCACGTTCTTCTACTTCGGCTTGCTTCAGAAGATAATTAACCAGGTAGGAAGAAAGATGACCACTTTGTTTCGCCTTCTGCCAGTCTGTTCTCGCCTTGGCCTGCTTAGGTTTAGAGTGAGCTGAACCGAAAAATGAGGCGAGAACGTGGACCAGCCATTGGGTATCGTGAAAGACAAACTTTTCAAGAAAGGAAACTTCCGGAAAGTAGAACGCAGCGCCCACGTTTGTCAAGTGGACAAGCGCTTCTTTTAGTTCGCTTTCCTCGCCATCAGAAGGAATGCAACAGATTTTTGCGACTTCTCTtatttcttcgatttctgaCACAGAACGCTTGGTTATGCTCTTGAGCTCTCCCAGaacgtcttcaaatttcaacCATCGCGCTGGTtgttccttttctttcttccagAAGCTGTTGCTCATTTTGTTGACTTCACCCCTAATTTCCCTTGCAGTGGGGTCTTCGTCAGCTGTACCCGATGTCTCATtttcgacgaggaagaaatTGTTGTCAGACTGCGACGGATAAATAAAGTGTCCCTGAACATTCTCGCCGGAAAATATGGCATCGACCGAATCGTTGTTCTTTTGAATAACGTCAACGGCTGTTCCTCTTGTTGCCTCTGCTTTTCTGCGATGAGTGGCCACTAGAAAGATAGGAGGAAAATTGACGTCTTCCGCCTCGCCAAGAAACGAGCTTGTCAGCTGCGGAGAATGCGCTACGTGCACGGACGAAGACCAATGTTTCAGAAAGTCCTTGTTGGTCTTCATGCGACAGAGCGTTTGATCAAGTGAAATGATATGCCCATCTTCTGCGTTTTGACGGTAAACGGATTTTGCTTTGTCGGAGAGAAGCTCTGCCCCGTTGAAAACCAGCACGTACATGGAAAGAGCACCAGAGGGCATTAGGGCTGCATGGGCTGTTAGAAACGGTTCTTGCCCGCCAAAGTCAGAGATGGTCATTAGTGACACTCTTGACTGGTTTCCAATTCGTGTTGGATCGTCTACTATTTCTTGTATTTGATTCCGATGCTCTTGAGCCAACTTACTTGGGTTGTCTGCAAGTGGCTTGTCCACTTTGTCATCTAAACCAATAAGCTtctaaattaaatttagTAAAAATCACAAGCTAAAATATTCTAACCTTCAGATGAATCAGAGCTATTTGGAAACAATTCTGAAGTATTTTTATGCTCCTCAGTTTGCTTTTCTAATCTACAGATAATAAAGACTGGCAAAATTCTCAGGTGAAATTTAGGTCTTACTTTCTCTCAGCACTTCCATACATCTGATTCAGCATTTCTTTGTGCTCTTTATGACTCAGTAACCGCCATTGGAAAGCATCTCCCTCAGCAACACTGCTGTGAGACTTTACCATAGTGACACTAGCCTTGCTAAAGTCAATGCCACAGGTGCTGGCCTGCTCTTCAAACTTCTCACCAAGAAGAAGTCGGACAAGACAAGTCTTCCCCACTCCATCCTGGCCTATGACGTTTACACGAACTCGAGCAACTTTCACCGCACCTTCTATAAGAAGACGACTAATTGAAAATGTGCTTGCAAAAATTTACTAGTACTGTAATAGCATTTAGCTAATTACCCTCAAGCATTTTCCCTTCTGAGTCTCTTCGCTGTGTTGGCTCAGGCGTCACTGTTAACTGGGTCTGTCTCGTTAATTTTGCGTACAATCGCCATAAATCGCGCTGCTCTGTCGAATTCATATccaaaggaaaaagaatctGATACGATGCCGATTGAGCAATGACGCGGGGAATATATTCGGGTTGGCGAGGCccaaaaaaaattggaaTAAACTTCCCGGCGGTCGGTTCCTTTGTGAGACATCCGTAAATAATCCGACCTTCGAAGCGACTTCCGAGCCCTTTTTGGGAACCCTCATCCGCCTCCTGGGTGACGTAATGAAAGTAGGAGGGCGTACACACCATGAGAACGTAGTCGCATTCGACGATTTGGCGCTCCATCCATTGAGGCCAGCTGTTGGGCGGATCGTCTTCGTAATATTGATCGATTCTGCAGTCGATTCCGCGATGTCTTAGGTAGTTGGAAAGATTGACCGCGTGAGCGCAATGCaaagtgcgacgacgatcacgaTCGCTCCTGTCCACGACAGCGTCGATAGGTAGGGGATCGTGACAGTAACTTACGAACACTTTCATGACAGACATTTAGGGTTACGTACTAGCGTGCGCACTGCGGGAATTAAATTTCGCGAAATTTAGTGTTCACAAAAATTTCTTGGAAGCACATGCAAAAGTCACCATCCGCGAAATTCAGAGTCGTCAATTGACAAAACATGAAGTCAGAAGATGGCtcagaaaaatgaaaatataATGATCGCACATGCTGTATCCACCACTTGCGAGAGGCGTGTGTGCGTTTGCTTTTAGACACAtacaataaataaactaGTAGTATTGTGCGACAAAAAGGATTTCCTAAACAAAGAGTTCCAGTCATAACAGCAGTACCCTTGTTAATTAGCCCCCCTGCAACGCCAATCAGCGACACTCGAAGTGCATTATCGACGGTATTTACTCCCAAGACTACTGACGTGCCGTTGACGCACGCCAGAGACTCGTTTCCTCCCCAAAGAATAGACATGAAGTGCAGGAAAATCCGGGAGTGATATCGTGGACATTGATGCAAATtctaaaattgaaaatcatgcagaaaagagacagccagcaaaaaaagaaaagcaggtGCAGCAACCCTACGACAAAGTTAGTGCAAACCATTTATTTCGGAGAATCATAGGTTGGATTCTCCTGGTTCGGATCCACCTGTCGATATGTTGGGTCATCATAGGCATCGACCCGATCAGTTGATGAAAACAGCGGATTCACTTTGGACGCACCAACGTCAGACAAAGAAGACTCACAGGCTTGAATGCTGACAGCTACAAGAAAAGCACTGTAACGCAGTCATACACGTATCATACTCGTATGAACCAAGAACTTTGTTCTCGTCCAGACTTTCCGCTTTGCCGCTGGCATCTTGCGAAGAAACAGGTTCGTCAACTCCATTGGGGGTTACAAGTACGGAATGCCAAAAGAGGTTACAGAAAATATCCTgaataagaaaaaaggcTTATTTATGCCTTACCTTTTATGATGTAAGTCCGCCTCTGGCATTCTGCTGCTTTCGGATAATGACACTGATCTTGATTCCTGAatagtcgacgtcgttgaaggACTGGCGGCGTTTTCAATGGCTCCATTTTCAAATGAAGAATGAGTGTCGTCGGCAGCATTTTGCAACAGAGGAGTTCTTTCAGGAGCGTCTCTGGGAAATGCATTTTGTCTCCTCCTAAATCTTGCTGCATATAAAATATCGCATACCTTTCCCTTTCGCTGTTCACTTCAACCGTATCTGCCGAACTGCGTTTACGACTGAGGGACGGATGCTGGTCATGTCCGGGGCGTCCTCTTCCTGTAACAATAAATGTGAACATGATGCAACAAGACAACACAGTGAGCACAATCACTTCGTAAACTTTGCATATTCCAAAAGCAACTGCACCAACAGAAAGCTGCCTCCCTAAACGTTTGCCTGACACTCCAACTCCAAAACATATAGAGAAAGGGAGTCAGACCGCTTACTAAAAAGGCAAAATCTAATGCAAGAATGAACAACGACTCGTGCTTGGCAAGACTATTATAATCGTCAAAAATGATTAACATTGCCTAAAATAAATGCATTTGTCAATAATTTAATTGCACATTCGTTGTAGACTTACTGCTAACGGAAGCCACGcaatacaaaaaaacgcaaaaatgcttagaaGCATTCTTGTAGCCATCATCTCCCTCAGAAACTGATGAAAACTGTTGATTTGTCTGCTGTTACCTCTTTCAAGTCGCACATCATCTTGTAATAGACTGTTTTGTGTCCTCTTTGCTTGCAGAAGACATCCCAATAGGAGGACGTCAGTCACAAATAGGAAACAAGCAAAACAGAGCAAAAACAATCTCCTCCTataatagaaaataaaacacTCATTAGATAACCAACTACACTGAAATATTTAATGATGAATTCGGGTATTTGCTTCTGAGTCATACCATCCAGTAACGATGAAGAAGCATCCAAGCTGTGAATCAGAATTGCCAATTGAATATGACAAAGACATGAATAAGGCccagaaaaataaaaatataacAATCATCCTACACATCCAGCACCTGCGAGAGGTTGGTACGCGTTCCGGGTCGCTTCTCAACACATACAATAAGTAGGCTAGTAGTATTGTGTGACGAAAAGGATTCCCTAAACAAATAGTTCCGGTCAAAACAGCAATAGCCTCGTTAGACAGACGTATATCTGTCGCATCGTTTCCGAAACTACTCTCTTTGAACGAAGCTCCAAGAAGGACATAATCGAGATAttcaaaaaggaagaaaagcaaATAGGGACTTCCCCTTATATGATCTTTGTATGCCGGAAAAAGGAAGCAGTAGAAGAGGGTAAGTAAGATCAAAATTCCCATCGTGACACCAATCAGCGACATTCGAAGTGCATTATCCACGCTTGTGGTGGTATTTGTTCCGTTGACTACTGACGTGCCGTTGACGCACGCCAGAGACTCGTTCCCTCCCCAAAGAAAAGACATGAAGTGCAGTGAATACAAATCCGGGTGTAAGATATCCCGGACATTgataaaaattgaaaatcatgcagaaaagagacagcctgcaaaaagagaaaagcagATGCAGCAATCCTATAACAAGTCAGCGCAAACAATTCATTTCGGAGAATCATAGGTTGGATTCTCCTGATTCGGATCCACCTGTTGATATGTCGGGTCGTCATAGGCAACGTCATCGACCTGATCAGTCGATGAAAACAGCGGATTTCCTTTGGACACACCAACGTCAGACAAAGAAGACTCACAGGCTTGAATGCTGACAGCTACAAGAAAAGCACTGTAACACAGTCATACACGTATCATACATGTATTCTTATGAACCAAGAACTTTGTTCTCGTCCAGACTTTCCGCTTTGCCGCTGGCATCTTGCGAAGAAACAGGTTCGTCAACTCCATTAGGGGTTACAAGTGCAGAATGCCAAAAGAGGTTACAGCAAACGGATAACGTCATACTCGATTGAGTATCTGAGCTCGCCGTGCGACAGCGGTTGCTGTCTTCGCTGAGATAGAAAATAACTTAGATAAGACAAAGAGCTTATGCCTTAGTTACCTCGTATGATGTAAGTCCGCCTCTAGCCTTCTGCTGCTTTCAGTTGATGAGACTGACCTTGATTCCCGACTAGTCGTCGTTGAAGGGCTGGCGGCGTTTTCAACGGCTCTATTTTCAAATGAAGAATGAGTTTCGTCGGCAGCATTTTGCAACAGAGGAGTTCTTTCAGTAGCGTCTCTGGGAAATGCATTTTGTCTTGACAAATACGGCGTTAGAATGTTGCTGCATATATGATATCGCATACCTTTCCCTTTCGCTGTTCACTTCAACCGGCTCTACCGAGCTGCTGAGGGACGGCTGCTGGTCATTTCCTGTAACAATAAATGTGAAGATGACGCATCAAGTCGGTACAATGAGTACAATCACTTTGTAAATTTCGAATATTCCGAAAGCAATTGCGATAAAACAAAACCGCCTCCTTAAACGTTTGCCTGCAACTCCAACTCCAAAACATATAGAGAAGGGGAGTCAGACCGCTTAATAACGCAAAATCTAATGCAAGAATGAACAACGACTCGTGCTCGGCAAGACTACTATAATCGTCAAAAATAATTATCATTGCCTAAAATACATAAATTCGtcaataatttaattaaatattcgTTGTAGACTTACTGCTAACGGAAGCCACGTAATATAAAAAAGTACAAAAATGCTTAGGAGCATTCTTGTAGCCATCATCTCCCTCAGAGACTGATGAAAAATGTCGATTTGTCTGTTGTTACCTCTTTCAAGCCGCACATCATCTTGTGTTGCAGGCAATTGACTGTTTTGTGTCCTCTTTGCTTGCAGAAGACATCCCAATAGGAGGACGTCAGTCACAAATAGGAAACAAGCAAAACAGAGCAAAAACAATTTCCTCCTataatagaaaataaaacacTCATTAGATAACAAACTACTGTAATATTTAATGATGAATCCGTGTATCTGCTACTGAATCATACCATCCAGTAATGATGAAGAAGCATCCAAGTTGTGAATTAGAATCGCCAATTGAATATGACAAAGACACGAATATGAccaagaaaaatgaaaatataACGATCATCCCCCATATCCACCCCCTGCGAGAGGTTGGTGTGCGTTCCGGTTCGCTTTTCAACTCATACAATAAATAGACTAGTAGTACTGTGTGACGAAAAGGATTCCCTAAACAAATAGTTCCAGTCATAAAAGCAATAGCCTTGTTAGACAGAAGCATATCTGTCGCATCGTTTCCGAAACTAGTCAGTTTGCCCAAAGAAGTTCCAAAAATAACATAATCAAGATATTCGTaaaggaagaaaagcaaATAGGGACTTCCTTTTATATGACCTTTGTATGCCGGAATCAATTTAATTGATGGCAGAGCTCCCCGTATTAGGGTTTGCCTGCTCCATACGGTACGGATGCTTTCATCGCTCCTCGCCTAGCTCTTCCAGTACTCTAATGTCTACTAGAGCGATTAAACTCAAGAAATGGAGCGAGGGATTAGTGtacgaagcgtcgaaggtACAACAATCTCAACGGATTCATTTAGAACAAATCCCGTATGTCGTCGGAAGGGGATGGCGTTTGTCGATGTTTGCGGAGAACGCGGATCGCTTTCACCGTTCGTCCACTAGCGATTCCGGTGCACTGATGTCTTTTTGCCATTTCCGCGCTGTTTCCTATCCCTCAACGCCTT from Oscarella lobularis chromosome 1, ooOscLobu1.1, whole genome shotgun sequence includes these protein-coding regions:
- the LOC136188356 gene encoding uncharacterized protein isoform X2; amino-acid sequence: MSVMKVFVSYCHDPLPIDAVVDRSDRDRRRTLHCAHAVNLSNYLRHRGIDCRIDQYYEDDPPNSWPQWMERQIVECDYVLMVCTPSYFHYVTQEADEGSQKGLGSRFEGRIIYGCLTKEPTAGKFIPIFFGPRQPEYIPRVIAQSASYQILFPLDMNSTEQRDLWRLYAKLTRQTQLTVTPEPTQRRDSEGKMLEEGAVKVARVRVNVIGQDGVGKTCLVRLLLGEKFEEQASTCGIDFSKASVTMVKSHSSVAEGDAFQWRLLSHKEHKEMLNQMYGSAERKLEKQTEEHKNTSELFPNSSDSSEDDKVDKPLADNPSKLAQEHRNQIQEIVDDPTRIGNQSRVSLMTISDFGGQEPFLTAHAALMPSGALSMYVLVFNGAELLSDKAKSVYRQNAEDGHIISLDQTLCRMKTNKDFLKHWSSSVHVAHSPQLTSSFLGEAEDVNFPPIFLVATHRRKAEATRGTAVDVIQKNNDSVDAIFSGENVQGHFIYPSQSDNNFFLVENETSGTADEDPTAREIRGEVNKMSNSFWKKEKEQPARWLKFEDVLGELKSITKRSVSEIEEIREVAKICCIPSDGEESELKEALVHLTNVGAAFYFPEVSFLEKFVFHDTQWLVHVLASFFGSAHSKPKQAKARTDWQKAKQSGHLSSYLVNYLLKQAEVEERDYESAKGILRHFDVLVEKEDGHFAPCFLQNNFDGETQYDKSFSSGQDAFPLPLVISARDVLCFPEPLFFRLAARIISSGEYFKKAPTNMSRNRLVFPLRPVGGVNAEFLYLGIQNCICLTVFSETERGRPTEAQLVSLRQRCSELRQWIIASVDDAKKRGMPGLQTEFYCQVRERKEGDKLQNTLAEIEGFSADEDSWHLVDETKHVVDEELRRMKVWFGAGADTAERSCDHERERTTAANSESSSHQEFNFGSVAASGPGAVAEDHSFKNISLTTNVFKLVTTDKQVSSLSRLVLILFFSFVDEKRSDEYMAEVFHGAKRTRRNEGIHESLQKRPPYTTDKRNESELVNVNRKPTTEELQGVADRIVKDWKHVARKLDIDENEIKRIDVNEREAREKPYQMLLYWMESKSESATVDRLCQALRKERKNKTVSDVFGSSD